From a region of the Lactuca sativa cultivar Salinas chromosome 4, Lsat_Salinas_v11, whole genome shotgun sequence genome:
- the LOC111906896 gene encoding AT-rich interactive domain-containing protein 4: protein MFHAQGTAKHTCCMLAVLSGRNSNNNNDYDAHRTAFNFPFPEITSSGRLEVQTLNNPTTDEFRKVLDSVQPNIVYFQGERLPNDEVGSLWEGAEDLPGLFGSYLPTTVYLEFPDGEEVAETLHSKGIPYVIYWKHSFSCYAACHFRHALFSVVQSSSSHTWDAFHLAHSSFRLYCVRNNLVGQSEKVNIKLGPCLLGDPPKINVPPPEAPGGEDDEEKYPEDLPAIKIYDDDVNVRLLVCGSTSNLDASLLEPLEDGLNALLSIEMRGCKLHNRVSALPPPLQAGTFSRGVVTMRCDISTCSSAYISLLVSGSAQTCFDDQLLENHIKSEVIEKTQLVQAISNFEENKVSLSEPRGSASIACGATVFEVSMKVPLWASQVLRQLAPDVSYRSFVALGVASVQGLAVASFEKDDANRLLFFSKNQENNSHLNIITPPIPTWMKHPLPSRKRSFTNQEMGPGVRVNNNGLIPGIKGMESVNGNVIRQKPKVAALRPIPHIRHQKMLPFAGISEVNGHEFGGQVKTNVSLAPSNKHNSAGSAPVTHRKSLSSSYQAKQLISLNPLPLKKHGCDRSPIHVCSEEEFLKDVMQFLILRGHNRLIPQGGLAEFPDAILNAKRLDLYNLYREVVSRGGFHVGNGINWKGQVFSKMRNHTVTNRMTGVGNTLKRHYETYLLEYELAHDDVDGECCLLCHSSAAGDWVNCGICGEWAHFGCDRRQGLGAFKDYAKTDGLEYICPQCSISNFKKKLPKTPNGYS from the exons ATGTTTCATGCTCAAGGAACTGCAAAACACACCTGTTGCATGCTGGCAGTTTTATCTGGGAGAAATTCAAATAATAACAACGATTATGATGCTCATCGCACTGCCTTCAATTTCCCCTTTCCTGAGATCACTTCTTCCGGACGTTTAGAG GTTCAAACATTAAACAATCCTACCACCGACGAATTCCGTAAGGTTCTGGATTCTGTACAACCAAACATCGTTTATTTTCAAGGAGAAAGGCTTCCAAACGATGAAGTTGGATCTCTATGGGAAGGTGCTGAAGACTTACCCGGACTCTTCGGTTCGTATTTGCCCACAACA GTCTATTTAGAATTCCCAGATGGTGAAGAAGTAGCAGAAACACTCCACTCAAAG GGGATTCCTTATGTGATATATTGGAAGCACTCCTTTTCATGTTATGCAGCTTGCCATTTTCGTCATGCACTATTTTCAGTCGTACAAAG TTCATCTAGCCATACATGGGATGCATTCCACCTGGCACATTCATCTTTCAGACTATATTGTGTAAGAAACAACCTCGTTGGTCAATCTGAAAAAGTCAACATCAAATTGGGTCCATGTCTTCTTGGTGATCCACCAAAGATCAATGTCCCCCCTCCTGAAGCACCAGGGGGTGAAGATGACGAAGAGAAATACCCTGAGGACCTTCCTGCAATTAAAATATATGATGATGATGTGAATGTAAGGCTTCTTGTTTGTGGATCTACATCCAATTTGGATGCTTCTTTATTGGAACCTTTAGAAGATGGACTTAATGCCCTATTAAGTATTGAA ATGCGTGGGTGTAAACTTCACAATCGAGTTAG TGCACTTCCTCCACCCCTCCAGGCTGGCACATTTTCAAGAGGTGTTGTCACAATGAGATGTGACATTTCAACTTGTAGCTCTGCATATATCTCACTTTTAGTGTCTGGAAGTGCACAGACATGTTTTGATGATCAG CTTTTGGAGAATCATATAAAAAGTGAAGTCATTGAAAAAACTCAATTAGTTCAAGCAATATCAAACTTTGAAGAAAATAAGGTTTCTTTATCTGAGCCTCGTGGGTCTGCTTCAATAGCTTGTGGGGCCACAGTATTTGAAGTTTCAATGAAAGTCCCTTTATGGGCTTCACAG gTTTTGAGGCAATTAGCACCAGATGTTTCATACAGAAGTTTTGTTGCACTTGGTGTTGCAAGTGTTCAAGGGTTAGCAGTTGCTTCATTTGAAAAAGATGATGCAAACCGATTACTTTTTTTTAGTAAAAATCAAGAAAACAATTCCCATTTGAACATAATCACCCCTCCAATTCCTACATGGATGAAACACCCGCTTCCAAGTAGAAAAAGATCCTTCACAAATCAAGAAATGGGTCCCGGTGTTCGTGTTAATAATAATGGTCTGATTCCGGGGATCAAAGGAATGGAATCAGTAAACGGGAATGTAATCAGACAGAAACCAAAAGTGGCTGCATTGAGGCCAATTCCACACATTCGCCACCAAAAAATGTTACCTTTTGCTGGGATTTCAGAGGTTAATGGACATGAGTTTGGAGGACAAGTGAAGACAAATGTTTCATTAGCACCCTCCAACAAACACAATAGTGCAGGATCAGCCCCTGTGACTCATCGGAAGTCATTATCTAGCTCTTATCAAGCAAAACAGTTAATTTCATTAAACCCCCTTCCATTAAAGAAACATGGTTGTGATAGAAGTCCAATTCATGTTTGTTCTGAG GAGGAGTTTTTGAAGGATGTGATGCAGTTCTTGATACTTCGAGGGCATAATCGTCTTATTCCTCAAGGTGGACTTGCTGAGTTTCCTGATGCAATACTCAATGCAAAGCGTTTGGATCTTTATAATTTATATAGAGAG GTGGTTTCAAGAGGTGGCTTTCATGTTGGCAATGGAATCAATTGGAAAGGGCAGGTTTTTTCAAAGATGCGAAACCACACAGTTACCAATAGAATGACG GGTGTTGGAAATACACTTAAGAGACATTATGAAACGTATCTTTTGGAATATGAATTGGCACATGATGATGTGGATGGGGAGTGCTGCTTGTTGTGCCACAG TAGTGCAGCTGGGGATTGGGTTAACTGTGGGATATGCGGTGAGTGGGCCCATTTTGGTTGTGATAGAAGGCAGGGTCTTGGTGCATTTAAG GATTATGCGAAGACAGATGGATTAGAGTACATATGTCCTCAATGCAGCATCTCTAACTTTAAGAAAAAATTACCCAAAACGCCCAATGGATATTCTTGA